ATGGCTTTCGTCACCTGGATCTCGCGCGGACAGGCTTCCGTGCAGCTGTAAGCCGTGTGGCAGCGGGCGATGCCGTCTGTCTCTGCGAGGATTCTGAGCCGCTGGGATGCGCCTTCGTCGCGGCTGTCGAAGATGAAACGGTGGGCGGTCACCATGGCGGCCGGACCATAATATTGATCGCTCGCCCAGAACGATGGACAGGAGGTGGTGCAAGCCGCGCACAGAATGCATTTGGTGGTCTCATCGAAGCGCGCGCGCTGTTCCGGCGACTGGAGGCGTTCGCGTCCGTTTTCAGGAAGAGGCGAGTCGTTGATCAGGTACGGCAGCATCTTCCTGTAGTTATCGAAGAAGGGTTCCATGTCCACGATCAAATCCTTCTTGACCTTCATGCCCAGCACCGGCTCGATGGTGATATTCTCGCCCACATCGCGCACGAGTACTTTGCAAGCCAGCCGGTTCCGCCCGTTGATGCGCATCGCATCCGAGCCGCAGACGCCGTGCGCGCACGAACGACGGAACGATAACGCGCCGTCGGTCTTGCCCTTGATGTATTCGAGCAGATCCAGGATGCGGTCGTTCGGGTCGGCTTCGACCTTGTAGGTCACATAATTGCCGCGCATATCTTTCTCGGGGTTGTAACGGAAAATCTTAACCGTAATTTCCATAAATGACTCCTCTAAAGTGCATGGTGCATATACCTGACACCTGACACTTGAAACCTTAATACACTCTCGCCTTAGGCTGGTGTTTCGTAATCACGACCGGCTTGTACGAAATCTCCGCCTTGCCGTTCTTCTTCGTCACCAGCGTATGTTTCAACCAGTTCTCATCGTCGCGTTCGGGATAATCCTCGCGCGAATGGCCGCCGCGGCTTTCCCTGCGGTTCAACGCGCTCATCGCGATCACCTCCGCCACTTCGAGCATGTTGCCGAGTTCCCACGCATTCAACAACTCGGTGTTGAAGATCGTACCCGTGTCGCTCACACGGACATCCTTGTACCGCACCTGCATCTCACGCACCTTCTCCAGAGCCGATTGCATCTCATTCTCCCTGCGGTAGATGCCCACATCGCGGAACATGACGCTCTTCATCTCGTTGGACAGGTCGAACGCGTTCTCTTTTCCCGACCCATTGCGCAGCGCCTCAAATTCGGACCTCGCGGCTGAGTCTGCGTCCCCAGGCAGCCTGGTCCATTCAGCGGATTTGGCGTACTCCGCCGCTTTGAGTCCTGCATGTTTTCCGAACACGACCAGGTCGAGCAGGGAGTTTGTCCCAAGCCGGTTCGCTCCATGCACGGAGACACACGCACACTCGCCCGCCGCATACAAACCGGGGACTTTTGAGCCTTCATCGTCCACGACCACTTCGCCGAATTTATTGGTGGGAATGCCGCCCATCGTGTAATGAGCCGTCGGCTGGATGGGCATCATCTGGGTTATCGGGTCCACGCCGAGGTAGACGCGGCAGAAATCGATGATGTCGGGAATCTTTTTCAAGACGGTATCCCCGGTGATGGTGTAGGGAGAGCCGTCCGGATTCTTCCTTCCATCCTCCGCCGCAAACTTGTTCACCGTCTCCGGGCGGATATCCAGCCAGACATAATTCTTCCCATCCACGCCGCGCCCTTCCTTGATCTCGGTCAATATCGCGCGCGAGACCACATCGCGCGAAGCAAGGTCCTTGACCGATGGCGCATACTTCGGCATAAAGCGCTCGCCCATGCCGTTGATCAACACGCCGCCTTCGCCGCGCACGCCTTCGGTGATGAGAATACCGAGTTTGTAAATACCCGTCGGATGGAATTGAAAGAACTCCATGTCCTCGAGCGGAATGCCGCGCCGATACAGGATGGCTGCGCCGTCGCCCGTGTAGGCATAGGCATTGGATGTCACTTCGAAAATGCGCCCGTGTCCGCCTGTGGCAAAGACAATTGATTTTCCATGAAAAGTGTGGAGCTCTCCCGTCGCTAATTCGATCGCGACAATGCCCGAAGCCTTGCCGTCCACCATGATGAAGTCCACGACCTGGTATTCATCGAAGAAGGTCACGTTGTTCTTGATGCACTGCTGATACAGCGTTTGCAGGATCATGTGACCGGTACGGTCCGCGGCATGAGCGGCGCGGCGGACGGGTTTGCCCGTTTCGTTGTTGGTATGCCCGCCGAACGGACGCTGCGAAATTTTGCCTTCGGGAGTCCTGTCGAAAGGCAGTCCCATGTGTTCCAACTCAAGAACGGCATCGATGGCTTCATTGCACATGAACTCGATGGCATCCTGGTCTCCGAGATAGTCCGACCCTTTGACGGTATCGTACATGTGCCATTCGGGTTTGTCTTCCTCATAGTTTCCCAGCGCCGCGGAGATGCCGCCCTGCGCCGCGCCCGTGTGCGAGCGCGTGGGATATAACTTGCTGATGACCGCCGTCTTCGCGGACTTGGAGGCGTACAACCCCGCCATGAGCCCCGCCCCACCCGCGCCGACCACGATCACTTCGAATTGATGAACATTCGGCATGAATTTACTGCTCCTAGTTTTCACTACAACGGGTCAAAAAGGGGCACAAAGTTTTTTTCCTACTTTGCGACACTTCGTGTCCTTTGTGGTTAATGGATTTAAGAAGTCCAGAGGATCCACAAGCCCATGAGCATCATTGCAGTCATAAAAACGACGCTCAACAGGCGCACAAAATTGCGTCCCTTTGAACTTACGATGTAATCGTCCGCAATGACCACCAGACCATGCACACCGTGCGCTGTGGCAAGCAGCAGAAGCGCGCTGGCGGTCAACTTCCAGAAGGGAGTCGCCCACGGTTCGATGTCCTGCAAATCGGTGCCTTCCACATGGGTCACATTCGGCATGAAGGACCAGCGCATCACGTCGGCAAGGTTCATATTGTTGCGCGCGCCCATCACCAGCGCCCCGATCAGGGCAAAGAGGATCAAAGCATACATTCCGAGCGCGGAAAGGCGGGTGAAGACCCACATGATGGATTCGAAGTTCGTCAGCCCGCGTTCTTTGAGGGAAAGGGTTTTCGTCTTCGTCTTCATCCTAACCTCCCAACCCCGTGCTCAAGATGACGTACAGACACAATCCATACAAGGGGATGAATACCGCCCATTCGATCCAGATGGCTTCCCTTTGATGTTCGAGCATCTTCGGGAAAAGATCGAGAAGCGTGATCCGCAAGCCGTTGATGGCATGGAACAGCGCGCAGAAGAAAACAAATGCCTGGAACGCCCAATTTTCGTAGATGTTGTTGATCCCCGCCCCAAGCTTCCCGCCGATAAACGATGCCAGGATATGCACCGCAATGAGGACCGCCATTCCCAACCCGCCGATGCGGTGCAGGATAAAAGTCAGGTACCCCGCCGGTCCGCGGTAGCGCAGACCCGTGGATAGGCTGACATCCCGTTTCAAGCCCATGTGATTAGCCTCCGTGGTGAAAATTGTTACGAGCGCTCATTTTACCCGCTATCTCTTAAAAGTTTAAGTGAAAAGGCGGGCATATCGAAACGTGACGAAAATCCTGTCAATTTCATTCCTGCCGTCCTACACAATCAGGGTACAAAGACCCTTAT
This portion of the Anaerolineales bacterium genome encodes:
- a CDS encoding FAD-binding protein, whose protein sequence is MPNVHQFEVIVVGAGGAGLMAGLYASKSAKTAVISKLYPTRSHTGAAQGGISAALGNYEEDKPEWHMYDTVKGSDYLGDQDAIEFMCNEAIDAVLELEHMGLPFDRTPEGKISQRPFGGHTNNETGKPVRRAAHAADRTGHMILQTLYQQCIKNNVTFFDEYQVVDFIMVDGKASGIVAIELATGELHTFHGKSIVFATGGHGRIFEVTSNAYAYTGDGAAILYRRGIPLEDMEFFQFHPTGIYKLGILITEGVRGEGGVLINGMGERFMPKYAPSVKDLASRDVVSRAILTEIKEGRGVDGKNYVWLDIRPETVNKFAAEDGRKNPDGSPYTITGDTVLKKIPDIIDFCRVYLGVDPITQMMPIQPTAHYTMGGIPTNKFGEVVVDDEGSKVPGLYAAGECACVSVHGANRLGTNSLLDLVVFGKHAGLKAAEYAKSAEWTRLPGDADSAARSEFEALRNGSGKENAFDLSNEMKSVMFRDVGIYRRENEMQSALEKVREMQVRYKDVRVSDTGTIFNTELLNAWELGNMLEVAEVIAMSALNRRESRGGHSREDYPERDDENWLKHTLVTKKNGKAEISYKPVVITKHQPKARVY
- a CDS encoding succinate dehydrogenase iron-sulfur subunit, which encodes MEITVKIFRYNPEKDMRGNYVTYKVEADPNDRILDLLEYIKGKTDGALSFRRSCAHGVCGSDAMRINGRNRLACKVLVRDVGENITIEPVLGMKVKKDLIVDMEPFFDNYRKMLPYLINDSPLPENGRERLQSPEQRARFDETTKCILCAACTTSCPSFWASDQYYGPAAMVTAHRFIFDSRDEGASQRLRILAETDGIARCHTAYSCTEACPREIQVTKAIGEVKMAIMTGRID